A genome region from Nocardiopsis exhalans includes the following:
- a CDS encoding aminopeptidase P family protein, which produces MSEQQRPEAEANAPVFSPRKNGQAQSVSDELAAWMTTGWADTELRDLEPIEQAEHTARRRAALSAAFPGDRLVIPSGQLLTRSNDTEYPFRAATNYAYLTGDTTDGNCLVLTPRADGGHDVVLYLKPRSNRDNGEFWLGGYGELWTGRRNSLGEASDLLGVPTADVRTLPGALRADASGTTRIVRGHDAELDALVDELRADADDQARAKSAQLDEDLGVALADHRLVKDEWEIAQLQLAVDATVRGFGDVAKALPQAKDTSERFVEGTFFLRARVEGNDVGYGTIAASGPNATTLHWTRNDGPVRDGDLLLLDAGVETTTLYTADVTRTMPVSGTFTDIQRKVYDLVYKAQEAGIAAVAPGRPFRAFHEASQRALAEGLVEWGLLEGPVDRVLELGLQRRYTLHGTGHMLGLDVHDCAVSRQEVHLYGELKPGMVLTVEPGLYFQPDDLTVPEELRGIGVRIEDDVLVTEEGRTVMSAGLPRSAADVEAWLAERLPR; this is translated from the coding sequence GTGAGCGAGCAGCAGCGTCCCGAGGCCGAGGCGAACGCCCCCGTGTTCAGTCCACGAAAGAACGGCCAGGCGCAGTCGGTCTCCGACGAGCTCGCCGCGTGGATGACCACCGGCTGGGCCGACACCGAGCTGCGTGACCTGGAGCCGATCGAGCAGGCCGAGCACACCGCCCGCCGCCGCGCCGCGCTCAGCGCCGCCTTCCCCGGCGACCGCCTGGTCATCCCGTCCGGTCAGCTCCTGACCCGCTCCAACGACACCGAGTACCCCTTCCGGGCCGCCACCAACTACGCCTACCTGACCGGTGACACCACCGACGGCAACTGCCTGGTGCTCACCCCCCGGGCCGACGGCGGCCACGACGTGGTCCTCTACCTCAAACCGCGCTCCAACCGCGACAACGGCGAGTTCTGGCTCGGCGGCTACGGCGAGCTGTGGACCGGCCGCCGCAACAGCCTCGGCGAGGCCTCCGACCTGCTCGGCGTGCCCACCGCCGACGTGCGCACCCTGCCCGGGGCCCTGCGCGCCGACGCCTCGGGCACCACCCGTATCGTGCGCGGCCACGACGCCGAGCTCGACGCCCTGGTGGACGAGCTGCGCGCCGACGCCGACGACCAGGCCCGCGCCAAGTCCGCTCAGCTGGACGAGGACCTCGGCGTCGCCCTGGCCGACCACCGCCTGGTCAAGGACGAGTGGGAGATCGCCCAGCTCCAGCTGGCCGTGGACGCCACCGTGCGCGGATTCGGTGACGTGGCCAAGGCTCTGCCGCAGGCCAAGGACACCTCCGAGCGTTTCGTGGAGGGCACGTTCTTCCTGCGCGCCCGGGTGGAGGGCAACGACGTCGGCTACGGCACCATCGCCGCCTCCGGCCCCAACGCCACCACTCTGCACTGGACCCGCAACGACGGCCCGGTCCGCGACGGCGACCTGCTCCTGCTGGACGCCGGAGTGGAGACCACCACCCTCTACACCGCCGACGTCACCCGCACCATGCCGGTCTCGGGTACTTTCACCGACATCCAGCGCAAGGTCTACGACCTGGTGTACAAGGCGCAGGAGGCCGGAATCGCGGCCGTGGCCCCGGGTCGGCCCTTCAGGGCCTTCCACGAGGCCTCCCAGCGCGCGCTCGCCGAGGGCCTGGTCGAGTGGGGCCTGCTGGAGGGCCCGGTCGACCGCGTCCTGGAGCTGGGCCTGCAGCGCCGCTACACGCTGCACGGCACCGGTCACATGCTCGGCCTGGACGTGCACGACTGCGCGGTCTCCCGCCAGGAGGTGCACCTGTACGGCGAGCTCAAGCCGGGCATGGTGCTCACCGTCGAGCCGGGCCTGTACTTCCAGCCCGACGACCTCACCGTCCCCGAGGAGCTGCGCGGCATCGGCGTGCGCATCGAGGACGACGTCCTGGTCACCGAGGAGGGCCGCACGGTCATGTCGGCCGGTCTGCCGCGTTCGGCCGCCGACGTCGAGGCCTGGCTGGCCGAGCGCCTTCCGCGCTGA
- a CDS encoding nuclear transport factor 2 family protein: MATTSSGTGFDLATFRRALEEGDTDTLISQFADDADIETVDRRTPPSMPTVIHGRDSIEYYMRQVYSMDTDHEILQCVMEGDHAAYTERCTYPDGLTVMSMTMLDLTDGRITHQSTVQAWDEEAPDTPRVVDFATTDARVEFDHGHTEAVRLAGQFLNRMTLEPGWRWSEHRGAEAGTDLCMRTHTCLGMEGTLAFRTADGEEQRVGPGQVAFIPPGHDAWVEGDEPAVIVEWSMDR; the protein is encoded by the coding sequence ATGGCCACCACGAGCAGCGGAACCGGTTTCGACCTCGCTACCTTCCGGCGAGCCCTGGAGGAGGGTGACACCGACACCCTCATCAGCCAGTTCGCCGACGACGCCGACATCGAGACCGTCGACCGCCGTACCCCGCCCAGCATGCCCACCGTCATCCACGGGCGCGACTCCATCGAGTACTACATGCGACAGGTGTACTCGATGGACACCGACCACGAGATCCTCCAGTGCGTCATGGAGGGCGACCACGCCGCCTACACGGAGCGCTGTACCTACCCGGACGGCCTCACGGTCATGAGCATGACCATGCTGGACCTGACCGACGGCCGGATCACCCACCAGTCGACCGTCCAGGCATGGGACGAGGAGGCCCCGGACACGCCCCGGGTGGTCGACTTCGCGACCACCGACGCCCGCGTGGAGTTCGACCACGGGCACACCGAGGCCGTGCGCCTGGCCGGGCAGTTCCTCAACCGGATGACCCTGGAGCCGGGTTGGCGCTGGTCCGAGCACAGGGGCGCCGAAGCCGGTACCGACCTGTGCATGCGCACCCACACCTGCCTGGGTATGGAGGGCACGCTGGCGTTCCGGACCGCGGACGGCGAGGAGCAGCGGGTCGGGCCCGGCCAGGTGGCGTTCATCCCGCCCGGCCACGACGCCTGGGTGGAGGGCGACGAACCCGCGGTCATCGTCGAGTGGAGCATGGACCGGTAG
- a CDS encoding 1-acyl-sn-glycerol-3-phosphate acyltransferase: MRLPPRWFRRLVIAPTVVLLGFLVLSTLPLWLLVALALVSMVPRRMRVPRVLWMFIFYLLWDAAALVSLFVLWVASGFGWRIRTPAFQRGHYALTGYFLRVLFRQARWVLRLRIRGVGDGTDTDFFGDPMAPGRPLVVACRHAGPGDSFILIHTLINRAHRETRIVLKDTLQWDPAIDVLLNRLPSRFIAPPPFTRGGGPRPQGVREQVGQLAAGLGGNDAFVIFPEGGNFTPDRRRKRIARLHEGGSPGLARRASGMRNMMAPQPGGLFAALDAAPDADVVFVGHTGLDRMVTVADVWRELPMDKEIVMHGWHVPAERVPQGRAERERWLYDWFETIDAWVDENRPE, translated from the coding sequence ATGCGGCTGCCCCCGCGCTGGTTCCGGCGCCTGGTGATCGCCCCGACCGTCGTGCTGCTGGGCTTCCTGGTGCTGAGCACGCTGCCGCTGTGGTTGCTGGTGGCGTTGGCGCTGGTGTCGATGGTGCCGAGGCGGATGCGCGTACCCCGGGTGCTGTGGATGTTCATCTTCTACCTGCTGTGGGACGCGGCGGCGCTGGTGTCGTTGTTCGTGCTGTGGGTGGCGTCCGGGTTCGGCTGGCGGATCCGCACCCCGGCGTTCCAACGGGGGCACTACGCGCTGACCGGCTACTTCCTCCGGGTGCTGTTCAGACAGGCGCGCTGGGTGCTGCGGTTGCGTATCCGCGGGGTCGGGGACGGCACGGACACCGATTTCTTCGGGGACCCGATGGCGCCCGGGCGGCCGCTGGTGGTGGCCTGTCGGCACGCGGGGCCGGGTGACTCGTTCATCCTGATCCACACCCTGATCAACCGCGCGCACCGGGAGACCCGGATCGTCCTCAAGGACACCCTGCAGTGGGATCCGGCGATCGACGTCCTGCTGAACCGGCTGCCCAGCAGGTTCATCGCGCCCCCGCCCTTCACCAGGGGCGGCGGGCCGCGCCCGCAGGGGGTGCGGGAGCAGGTCGGCCAGCTGGCGGCGGGGTTGGGCGGCAACGACGCGTTCGTGATCTTCCCCGAGGGCGGGAACTTCACCCCGGACCGCAGGCGCAAGCGGATCGCCCGGCTGCACGAGGGCGGTTCCCCGGGGCTGGCCCGGCGGGCCAGCGGGATGCGCAACATGATGGCGCCGCAGCCGGGCGGACTGTTCGCCGCTCTGGACGCGGCCCCGGACGCGGACGTGGTGTTCGTGGGGCACACGGGTCTGGACCGGATGGTGACGGTGGCGGACGTGTGGCGCGAACTGCCCATGGACAAGGAAATCGTGATGCACGGCTGGCACGTCCCTGCGGAGCGGGTTCCCCAGGGGCGCGCGGAGCGCGAACGGTGGCTCTACGACTGGTTCGAGACCATCGACGCGTGGGTCGACGAGAACCGTCCGGAGTGA
- a CDS encoding oxygenase MpaB family protein — protein MQPTVAAPESVTWRVHLDRSMWVAGVRALMLQALHPIAMQGVWQRSDFRTDPTGRLLRTAHFVAVTTYGSLSEADTLGEHIRRVHRSLSFTDPATGRLHRVDQHDLLVWVHCAEVTSYLETCHRAGLELSTVDLDRYLDEQAHTATYVGLDPSDVPRNVADMRRYLAKVRPSLSVTPEARQAVRFLLWPKVPEQLAWLAPLKPLWFPVGALSYATLPAWARRAYGMLPELPGADPVATAGLRALRSGLNRVPERYYNLIFDEATVRSADEARERLLAAGYQVENGFRALRSRTTFRSPDAPAQRVPVEA, from the coding sequence ATGCAGCCGACGGTCGCGGCCCCCGAGAGCGTCACCTGGAGAGTGCATCTGGACCGTTCGATGTGGGTGGCGGGCGTGCGCGCCCTGATGCTCCAGGCACTGCACCCGATCGCCATGCAGGGAGTCTGGCAGCGCTCCGACTTTCGAACCGACCCCACCGGCCGCCTGCTGCGCACCGCCCACTTCGTGGCGGTGACCACCTACGGCAGTCTGTCCGAGGCCGACACCCTCGGCGAGCACATCCGCCGCGTCCACCGCTCCCTGAGCTTCACCGACCCCGCCACCGGCAGGCTCCACCGGGTCGACCAGCACGACCTGCTCGTGTGGGTGCACTGCGCCGAGGTCACCTCCTACCTGGAGACCTGCCACCGAGCGGGGCTCGAACTCAGCACCGTCGACCTCGACCGCTACCTCGACGAACAGGCGCACACCGCCACCTACGTCGGTCTGGACCCGAGCGACGTTCCCCGCAACGTCGCCGACATGCGCCGCTACCTCGCCAAGGTCCGACCGAGCCTGAGCGTGACCCCCGAGGCCCGCCAGGCGGTGCGCTTCCTGCTCTGGCCCAAGGTCCCCGAACAACTCGCCTGGCTGGCCCCGCTCAAACCGCTCTGGTTCCCGGTGGGCGCACTGTCCTACGCCACCCTGCCCGCCTGGGCGCGCCGCGCCTACGGCATGCTCCCGGAGCTCCCCGGAGCGGACCCCGTGGCCACCGCGGGCCTGCGGGCACTGCGCTCAGGGCTCAACCGGGTCCCCGAGCGCTACTACAACCTGATCTTCGACGAGGCCACGGTACGCAGCGCGGACGAGGCCAGAGAGCGGCTCCTGGCAGCCGGATACCAGGTGGAGAACGGATTCCGCGCCCTGCGGTCCCGCACCACCTTCCGCTCCCCGGACGCCCCCGCCCAGCGGGTCCCCGTCGAGGCCTGA
- a CDS encoding pyridoxal-phosphate-dependent aminotransferase family protein: MSVSERTLLGPGPSNPYPEATLGLAAPLLGHLDPEFITLLERACGRLRSLWGTENPLTLPLSGTGSLGMETAFANTVRDGDVVVVAVNGLFGERMCEVAGRYGAEVVRVDHEWGRPVDVQRVLDAHPAPRIVAAVHAETSTGVVSDIGALGRALRERSDDTLLLADCVTSLGGMPMALDEWEVDIAYSGTQKCLGVAPGLAPFTFSERAWERRVQAPPVWYVDLGLLGAYVRGGPGGRAYHHTAPTAMVASLDAGLARIEEEGLEAVAARHEAAGARLREGLLEMGLELFAAEGHRLSQLTSVRVPEGVDSGKVRERLLREYGLEIGAGVGPYAATVWRIGLMGHNARLDRAELALAALRRVLDR; the protein is encoded by the coding sequence ATGTCAGTCAGCGAACGCACCCTGTTGGGCCCGGGCCCGAGCAATCCGTACCCGGAGGCGACTCTGGGTCTGGCAGCTCCCCTGCTGGGTCATCTGGACCCCGAATTCATCACCCTGCTGGAACGCGCCTGCGGGCGACTGCGTTCCCTGTGGGGCACCGAGAACCCGCTCACACTGCCGCTGTCCGGCACCGGTTCCCTCGGGATGGAGACCGCCTTCGCCAACACCGTTCGCGACGGCGACGTGGTGGTCGTGGCCGTGAACGGGCTGTTCGGCGAGCGGATGTGCGAGGTGGCCGGGCGTTACGGCGCCGAGGTGGTCCGGGTGGACCACGAGTGGGGCCGGCCCGTGGACGTCCAGCGCGTCCTGGACGCCCACCCCGCGCCGAGGATCGTGGCGGCGGTGCACGCGGAGACCTCCACCGGCGTGGTCAGCGACATCGGAGCCCTGGGCCGCGCCTTGCGGGAGCGTTCGGACGACACCCTGTTGCTGGCCGACTGCGTCACCTCCCTGGGCGGCATGCCGATGGCCCTGGACGAGTGGGAGGTGGACATCGCCTACTCCGGCACGCAGAAGTGCCTGGGCGTGGCCCCGGGGCTGGCGCCCTTCACCTTCTCCGAGCGGGCCTGGGAGCGCCGGGTGCAGGCCCCGCCCGTGTGGTATGTCGACCTCGGCCTCCTGGGCGCCTACGTGCGCGGCGGCCCGGGCGGGCGCGCCTACCACCACACCGCGCCGACCGCGATGGTGGCTTCCCTGGACGCGGGTCTGGCCCGGATCGAGGAGGAGGGCCTGGAGGCCGTGGCGGCCCGCCACGAGGCGGCTGGTGCGCGGCTGCGCGAAGGACTGCTGGAGATGGGCCTGGAGCTGTTCGCCGCCGAGGGCCACCGTCTGTCGCAGCTGACGTCGGTGCGCGTGCCGGAGGGCGTGGACTCGGGCAAGGTACGCGAGCGGCTGCTGCGCGAATACGGCCTGGAGATCGGCGCGGGCGTGGGCCCCTACGCGGCGACGGTGTGGCGCATCGGCCTGATGGGCCACAACGCCCGCCTGGACCGTGCCGAACTGGCCCTGGCCGCCCTGCGCCGCGTCCTGGACCGGTAA
- a CDS encoding sensor histidine kinase produces MNTRNVHRRAPSTLLKALASPRYLLSAWPWRSLAYVLTTLLVGGALFLVAIPVYMPWTFFVSMIGTGTSTGELTFAFLSGLFMVLCFAPLVAIPLGALERRRLYLVMPGENGSGHRMPPPGLWGWIRTRYAEAATWREVAYAAVMFPLVGVAFLVTFTLASVTVALAVTPLILLNENETAIAMAWTTLTTPLEALPYALLSPLVVALLLYSCGAMSYGHGVIARALLVGPPKEELRAELDQVTESRARLVNAFEYERRRIERDLHDGAQQRLVALSMDLGMARIELEEGSPADRRVVAAQAKADELIDEIRELVRGIHPRVLTDRGLHNALQELADHCPVPVTVETAIPYRLPPHVEGTAYFVVAEALTNVYKHAEATAVTVRAHLASGDVRSVGAVQGAATATLTVEVTDDGVGGADADRGSGLTGLGDRVAVMGGTMGLTSPEGGPTRIRVELPCGPIPADPTP; encoded by the coding sequence ATGAACACGCGGAACGTCCACAGAAGAGCACCGAGTACTCTGCTCAAGGCTCTCGCCAGCCCCAGATACCTGCTCTCGGCCTGGCCCTGGCGGTCTCTGGCCTATGTACTGACCACCCTGCTGGTCGGGGGCGCCCTGTTCCTCGTGGCGATACCCGTGTACATGCCCTGGACCTTCTTCGTCTCGATGATCGGGACCGGGACCTCGACCGGCGAACTCACCTTCGCGTTTCTCTCCGGCCTGTTCATGGTGCTCTGTTTCGCCCCGCTCGTGGCCATCCCGCTGGGTGCCCTGGAACGCCGCCGCCTGTACCTGGTGATGCCCGGTGAGAACGGCAGCGGACACCGTATGCCGCCGCCCGGCCTGTGGGGCTGGATCCGCACGCGTTACGCCGAGGCCGCGACCTGGCGCGAGGTCGCCTACGCCGCGGTCATGTTCCCGCTCGTCGGGGTCGCCTTCCTGGTGACGTTCACCTTGGCCAGCGTCACCGTCGCCCTGGCGGTCACCCCCCTCATCCTGCTCAACGAGAACGAGACCGCCATCGCCATGGCCTGGACCACCCTCACCACCCCGCTCGAAGCACTGCCCTACGCCCTGCTCTCCCCGCTGGTGGTGGCCCTGCTCCTCTACAGCTGCGGGGCCATGTCCTACGGCCACGGCGTCATCGCCCGCGCCCTCCTGGTCGGCCCGCCCAAGGAGGAGCTGCGGGCCGAACTCGACCAGGTCACCGAGTCACGGGCCCGCCTGGTCAACGCCTTCGAGTACGAGCGCCGCAGGATCGAACGCGACCTGCACGACGGCGCCCAACAGCGGCTCGTGGCGCTCAGCATGGACCTGGGCATGGCCCGTATCGAACTGGAGGAGGGTTCCCCGGCCGACCGCAGGGTCGTCGCCGCCCAGGCCAAGGCCGACGAGCTCATCGACGAGATCCGCGAGCTGGTGCGCGGCATCCACCCGCGCGTGCTCACCGACCGCGGACTGCACAACGCGCTCCAGGAGCTTGCCGACCACTGCCCGGTCCCGGTCACCGTCGAGACCGCGATCCCGTACCGGTTGCCCCCGCACGTGGAGGGCACCGCCTACTTCGTGGTCGCCGAGGCGCTGACCAACGTCTACAAGCACGCCGAGGCCACCGCCGTGACCGTCCGCGCGCACCTGGCCTCCGGCGACGTCCGGTCGGTCGGGGCCGTCCAGGGGGCCGCTACGGCCACCCTCACGGTGGAGGTCACCGATGACGGGGTGGGCGGGGCCGACGCCGACCGGGGCAGCGGGCTGACCGGACTCGGTGACCGGGTGGCCGTGATGGGCGGCACAATGGGGCTCACGAGCCCAGAAGGCGGGCCGACCCGAATCCGAGTGGAGCTGCCGTGCGGACCGATTCCAGCGGACCCGACGCCGTGA
- the purB gene encoding adenylosuccinate lyase, whose product MSAKPVIPDVLAARYASAELTRLWSPEYKVVAERRLWLAVLRAQARLGVDVPDGVVEDYEKVLEQVDLSSIAERERVTRHDVKARIEEFNALAGHEHVHKGMTSRDLTENVEQLQVRDSLLLVRERVVALLARLGRLSAEYGETVMAGRSHNVAAQATTLGKRFASIADEVLVAHGRLEELIARYPLRGIKGPVGTAQDMLDLLGGDRAALNTLENEVAAHLGFEHRFTSVGQVYPRSLDFEVLTALVQLAAGPSSLAKTIRLMAGHELVTEGFAEGQVGSSAMPHKMNTRSCERVNGLTVILRGYASMTGELAGDQWNEGDVSCSVVRRVALPDAFFAFDGLVETMLTVLDEFGAFPAVISAELDRYLPFLATTKMLMAAVRAGVGRETAHELIKEHAVGSALAMRQEGVGNQLLDRLAADERFPLDRAALDALLADRITFTGAAADQVDSVVSRIGEITSARPEAAAYTPGSIL is encoded by the coding sequence GTGAGCGCGAAACCTGTGATCCCCGATGTCCTGGCCGCCCGCTACGCGTCCGCGGAGCTGACCCGGCTGTGGTCCCCCGAATACAAGGTGGTCGCCGAACGGCGGCTGTGGCTGGCTGTACTGCGTGCGCAGGCGCGTCTGGGCGTGGACGTCCCGGACGGTGTGGTGGAGGACTACGAGAAGGTCCTCGAGCAGGTCGACCTGTCCTCCATCGCCGAGCGCGAGCGAGTCACCCGGCACGACGTCAAGGCCCGGATCGAGGAGTTCAACGCCCTCGCCGGGCACGAGCACGTGCACAAGGGCATGACCTCGCGCGACCTGACCGAGAACGTCGAGCAGCTCCAGGTCCGCGACAGCCTGCTGCTGGTGCGCGAGCGCGTGGTGGCTCTGCTGGCCCGGCTCGGCCGCCTGTCCGCCGAGTACGGCGAGACGGTCATGGCGGGCCGTTCCCACAACGTGGCCGCGCAGGCCACGACGCTGGGTAAGCGGTTCGCGTCGATCGCCGACGAGGTGCTGGTGGCCCACGGCCGCCTGGAGGAGCTGATCGCCCGGTACCCGCTGCGCGGGATCAAGGGCCCGGTGGGCACCGCCCAGGACATGCTGGACCTGCTCGGCGGTGACCGCGCGGCACTGAACACCCTGGAGAACGAGGTCGCCGCCCACCTGGGCTTCGAGCACCGGTTCACCAGTGTGGGCCAGGTGTACCCGCGTTCGTTGGACTTCGAGGTGCTCACCGCCCTGGTGCAGCTGGCCGCCGGGCCGTCCTCGCTGGCCAAGACGATCCGCCTGATGGCCGGGCACGAGCTGGTCACCGAGGGCTTCGCCGAGGGCCAGGTCGGTTCGTCCGCGATGCCGCACAAGATGAACACGCGTTCGTGCGAGCGGGTCAACGGTCTCACCGTGATCCTGCGCGGTTACGCGTCGATGACCGGTGAGCTGGCGGGCGACCAGTGGAACGAGGGCGACGTGTCGTGCTCGGTCGTGCGCCGGGTGGCGCTACCGGACGCGTTCTTCGCCTTCGACGGCCTGGTGGAGACCATGCTGACGGTGCTGGACGAGTTCGGTGCCTTCCCCGCGGTGATCTCGGCGGAGCTGGACCGCTACCTGCCGTTCCTGGCCACCACGAAGATGCTGATGGCCGCGGTGCGGGCCGGTGTGGGCCGCGAGACCGCGCACGAGCTCATCAAGGAGCACGCGGTGGGCTCGGCCCTGGCCATGCGGCAGGAGGGCGTGGGCAACCAGCTGCTGGACCGGCTGGCCGCCGACGAGCGCTTCCCGCTGGACCGCGCCGCCCTGGACGCGCTGCTGGCCGACCGGATCACCTTCACCGGTGCCGCCGCCGACCAGGTCGACTCGGTGGTGTCCCGGATCGGGGAGATCACCTCCGCCCGTCCCGAGGCCGCCGCCTACACCCCGGGTTCGATTCTGTAG
- a CDS encoding response regulator: MRTDSSGPDAVTPVPTVLAEDGVLLREGLVGVLERFGFPVVAAVEDGEALVGAVTEHRPGLVVTDIRMPPDFTDEGLRAAVRLRQENPGLAVVALSQYVELSYATDLLDSGDGKGVGYLLKQRVGDVREFASVLRRVVEGATFVDPEVVRQLLRRSSDPLERLTARERQVLELMAEGHSNGAIARKLVVSDAAVGKHVGNILAKLDLPPDDDIHRRVQAVLAYLRTQSN; this comes from the coding sequence GTGCGGACCGATTCCAGCGGACCCGACGCCGTGACCCCCGTACCGACCGTGCTCGCGGAGGACGGCGTTCTGCTGCGCGAAGGTCTGGTGGGTGTCCTGGAGCGCTTCGGCTTCCCCGTGGTCGCCGCGGTCGAGGACGGCGAGGCCCTGGTCGGGGCGGTCACCGAGCACCGGCCCGGTCTGGTCGTCACCGACATCCGGATGCCCCCGGACTTCACCGACGAGGGGCTGCGCGCCGCGGTCCGGCTGCGTCAGGAGAACCCCGGGCTGGCCGTGGTGGCGCTCAGCCAGTACGTGGAACTCAGCTACGCCACCGACCTGCTCGACTCCGGTGACGGCAAGGGTGTGGGCTACCTGCTCAAACAGCGGGTGGGCGACGTCCGTGAGTTCGCCTCGGTGCTGCGCAGGGTCGTGGAGGGCGCGACCTTCGTGGACCCCGAAGTCGTCCGGCAGCTGCTGCGCCGCAGCTCCGACCCGCTGGAACGGCTGACCGCCAGGGAACGCCAGGTACTGGAACTGATGGCGGAGGGCCACTCCAACGGCGCCATCGCCCGCAAGCTGGTGGTCAGCGACGCGGCGGTGGGCAAGCACGTGGGCAACATCCTGGCCAAGCTCGACCTGCCGCCCGACGACGACATCCATCGCCGCGTCCAGGCGGTCCTGGCCTACCTGCGCACCCAGAGCAACTGA
- a CDS encoding GNAT family N-acetyltransferase, with product MTETNTRADAGTGTRGAGGAGMHNGDVRMLRVAHDDPRVAGLLAGLLEEYTERYGAEGAANELSRYPVTEFVAPHGCLVLAELDGEVVAGGALRPYRKDRVGQADTVEFKRIWTSARHRRRGLGRQIMTALEEAARDLGYTRVMLFTGPSQPEAVALYERIGYRWVDPTTVEDLPYPKAIPFAHDLGD from the coding sequence ATGACCGAGACCAACACCAGGGCGGATGCCGGAACGGGCACCCGCGGAGCGGGCGGTGCCGGCATGCACAACGGTGACGTGCGCATGCTGCGGGTGGCCCACGACGATCCCCGGGTGGCGGGCCTGCTCGCCGGGCTCCTGGAGGAGTACACCGAGCGTTACGGGGCCGAGGGGGCCGCCAACGAGCTCAGCCGCTACCCGGTCACCGAGTTCGTCGCCCCGCACGGATGCCTGGTCCTGGCCGAACTCGACGGCGAGGTCGTCGCCGGCGGAGCTCTGCGCCCCTACCGCAAGGACCGGGTCGGCCAGGCCGACACCGTCGAGTTCAAACGCATCTGGACCTCCGCCCGGCACCGGCGGCGCGGCCTTGGACGGCAGATCATGACCGCCCTCGAAGAGGCCGCGCGCGACCTCGGATACACCCGGGTCATGCTGTTCACCGGACCCTCCCAGCCCGAGGCGGTCGCCCTGTACGAGCGGATCGGCTACCGGTGGGTGGACCCGACCACCGTCGAGGACCTCCCCTACCCCAAGGCGATCCCCTTCGCCCACGACCTGGGGGACTGA
- a CDS encoding LLM class flavin-dependent oxidoreductase, with product MSTIDIGAVLPTAMKELTDTRTPGVAGAAVAVEEHGLESLWFADLVLGDGTPALEPALTLAATAPVTRRVRLGFGVLSVPPRPAPWLAAQIATLQHLSANRLLLGVGIGGFPGSPLWRALGVPAKGRGRATDATLELLPPLVTGEDVRFEEADTTLRLAPAAPMPPVLVGGTEKAFDRILRLGAGWFPSLLSPTDLGAAASRLRARAEERGLPSPPVTVGGHLILGTGSSARKAYESLVRQLVEEHGVPEAEAARSPVLARTPEELAELYTAYAEAGADRVVAGADNLGWEEQLDFIGQARALLPR from the coding sequence ATGAGCACAATCGACATCGGCGCGGTGCTGCCCACCGCCATGAAAGAACTCACCGACACCCGCACCCCCGGCGTCGCCGGGGCCGCCGTCGCGGTGGAGGAGCACGGCCTGGAGTCCTTGTGGTTCGCCGACCTGGTCCTGGGAGACGGCACCCCGGCTCTGGAGCCGGCCCTGACCCTGGCCGCGACCGCCCCGGTCACCCGGCGGGTCCGGCTGGGCTTCGGGGTCCTGTCCGTCCCGCCCAGGCCCGCACCCTGGCTGGCCGCGCAGATCGCCACCCTCCAGCACCTGTCCGCGAACCGCCTCCTCCTGGGTGTGGGCATCGGCGGGTTCCCCGGCTCTCCGCTGTGGCGGGCGCTGGGCGTCCCCGCGAAGGGGCGCGGCCGGGCCACCGACGCGACCCTTGAGCTGCTGCCCCCGCTGGTCACCGGGGAGGATGTGCGTTTCGAGGAGGCCGACACGACGCTGCGGCTGGCACCGGCCGCGCCCATGCCGCCGGTCCTGGTGGGCGGGACCGAGAAGGCGTTCGACCGAATCCTGCGCCTGGGCGCCGGTTGGTTCCCCTCCTTGCTCTCCCCCACCGACCTCGGTGCGGCGGCCTCACGTCTGCGTGCACGCGCGGAGGAACGGGGTTTGCCCTCTCCCCCGGTGACTGTGGGAGGTCACCTCATCCTCGGCACCGGGAGTTCGGCCCGGAAGGCCTACGAGAGCCTGGTCCGGCAGCTCGTCGAGGAGCACGGCGTCCCCGAGGCGGAGGCTGCCCGAAGTCCCGTGCTGGCGCGCACACCCGAGGAGCTCGCCGAGCTCTACACCGCGTACGCGGAGGCCGGGGCCGACCGTGTCGTCGCGGGCGCGGACAACCTGGGGTGGGAGGAGCAGTTGGACTTCATCGGGCAGGCCCGCGCCCTGCTGCCCAGGTAG